The proteins below are encoded in one region of Gemmatimonadaceae bacterium:
- the holA gene encoding DNA polymerase III subunit delta, translating to MSPVSDAKVLRTAIKERAFAPAYYFFGEDDYLKDEEVKRVLAVAVDAATRDFNFETLRGSDVDAETLGSVLSTPPMMADRRVVWLRDVTALKKDARAMLDGYLKRPAPDLLLLMVAPAGVKVDKKLADMSVAIEYAPLSGARIPKWIAYYVEHDLGATITEGAVTLLQEAAGTDLAQLKVELDKLISYTGGGPINEAAVTAVVGVRPGETMGDFLDAVARRDAKSALTMLPVVLQQPKASGVTTVMALAAQTLVMGWAQAARDRGTHPARLSSELFELLKQSGSVYTGRSWSEFVSTCARESERWSPRAIDDALDALLNADAMLKETRLSSEEQLLSNLVLSLCGAPSRRRAA from the coding sequence ATGTCGCCCGTCTCCGACGCCAAGGTTCTGCGCACCGCAATCAAGGAGCGCGCCTTCGCGCCGGCGTACTACTTCTTTGGCGAAGACGATTACCTGAAAGACGAAGAAGTGAAGCGCGTGCTCGCCGTCGCGGTCGATGCCGCGACGCGCGACTTCAACTTCGAGACGCTTCGCGGCAGCGACGTCGATGCCGAAACGCTGGGCTCCGTGCTGAGCACTCCGCCGATGATGGCGGACCGCCGCGTGGTGTGGCTTCGCGACGTCACCGCGCTGAAGAAGGACGCGCGCGCCATGCTGGACGGGTATCTCAAGCGGCCCGCGCCCGACCTCCTGCTGCTGATGGTCGCGCCGGCCGGCGTGAAAGTGGACAAGAAGCTCGCCGACATGTCGGTCGCGATCGAGTACGCACCGTTGAGCGGCGCACGCATTCCGAAGTGGATCGCATACTACGTCGAGCACGATCTCGGCGCGACGATCACCGAAGGCGCCGTCACGCTGTTGCAGGAAGCCGCGGGCACGGACCTGGCGCAGCTCAAGGTGGAGCTCGACAAGTTGATCAGCTACACCGGCGGCGGTCCGATCAACGAAGCGGCGGTGACGGCGGTCGTCGGCGTGCGCCCGGGTGAAACGATGGGCGACTTCCTCGACGCGGTCGCGCGGCGTGACGCGAAGTCGGCGTTGACGATGTTACCCGTCGTGTTGCAGCAACCGAAAGCGAGCGGCGTCACGACGGTGATGGCGCTCGCCGCGCAAACGCTCGTCATGGGTTGGGCGCAGGCGGCACGAGATCGCGGCACGCATCCCGCGCGGCTGAGCAGTGAGCTATTCGAGCTCTTGAAACAATCCGGATCGGTATACACGGGCCGATCATGGTCCGAGTTCGTGTCGACGTGTGCGCGGGAATCAGAGCGCTGGTCGCCGCGCGCGATCGACGACGCGCTGGACGCCCTCCTCAACGCGGACGCGATGCTCAAGGAGACGCGCCTGTCGTCGGAAGAACAGCTCCTCTCCAATCTCGTGCTCTCATTGTGCGGCGCGCCATCGCGTCGCCGCGCCGCCTGA
- a CDS encoding zf-HC2 domain-containing protein, translating into MDCREFRNKHVAFVDDLLPVVEMEAMRRHVMVCSGCSRQDVRVRRSLLLVHNLPPIETSPDFMARLNARLAELGPISRTDVVQSRPSYTSIAAVAALAASLVAVAYMTVETTRYFAPSDSVGIATAFTGAQDPMPGTASMANAALASVPTGIPVWPAVWMVGQAPMRFASMETRDTELGR; encoded by the coding sequence ATGGACTGTCGTGAGTTTCGGAACAAACACGTTGCATTCGTGGACGACCTGCTGCCTGTGGTCGAGATGGAAGCCATGCGGCGACACGTGATGGTTTGTTCCGGTTGTTCGCGACAGGACGTGCGGGTTCGGCGCAGCTTGCTGCTGGTGCACAATCTTCCGCCGATCGAGACGTCGCCCGATTTCATGGCGCGGTTGAACGCGCGCCTCGCGGAGCTCGGACCGATTTCGCGGACCGACGTCGTGCAATCGCGGCCCAGTTACACATCGATCGCCGCGGTCGCCGCGCTTGCCGCGAGCTTGGTTGCGGTTGCGTACATGACGGTCGAGACGACGCGCTACTTCGCGCCGAGCGATAGCGTAGGCATTGCGACGGCGTTTACGGGTGCGCAGGATCCGATGCCGGGCACGGCGTCGATGGCCAATGCCGCGCTCGCATCCGTGCCGACTGGCATTCCCGTCTGGCCCGCGGTCTGGATGGTTGGTCAGGCGCCGATGCGCTTTGCGAGCATGGAGACGCGCGACACGGAGTTGGGACGCTAG
- a CDS encoding sigma-70 family RNA polymerase sigma factor, which yields MAELAMKRAALPGSATRERLRSQDDATVVAAFLGGEERAFQELVERYQTRLVNFIYRTIGDREKAEDLVQEVFIRVYRHIHRFDRTKKFSTWVYTIASNLAKNELRNRSRNPLVLFQTIRANWDDEDRPLQFEDSSSRPDDMYRKRHLRELVEDTVAKLPEHHRQVFVLRELEGKSYEEIAEITDCNLGTVKSRLNRARNAFASIIEPKID from the coding sequence ATGGCTGAGCTCGCAATGAAGCGCGCAGCGTTGCCTGGTTCGGCGACGCGAGAGAGGCTCCGTTCGCAGGATGACGCGACGGTGGTCGCTGCCTTCCTCGGCGGTGAAGAGCGCGCATTTCAGGAACTCGTAGAGCGCTATCAAACGCGCCTCGTGAACTTCATATACCGCACGATCGGCGATCGCGAAAAGGCCGAGGATCTCGTGCAGGAAGTCTTCATTCGCGTCTACCGGCATATTCACCGATTCGATCGGACGAAGAAATTCTCGACGTGGGTCTACACGATCGCATCCAACCTTGCGAAGAACGAGCTGCGCAATCGCTCGCGCAATCCGCTCGTTTTGTTCCAGACGATCAGGGCGAACTGGGACGACGAGGACCGTCCTCTGCAGTTCGAGGATTCGTCGTCGCGACCGGATGACATGTACCGCAAGCGTCATCTCCGCGAGCTCGTCGAAGACACGGTGGCCAAGCTGCCGGAGCATCATCGCCAGGTTTTCGTGCTGCGTGAGCTCGAGGGCAAGTCATACGAAGAGATCGCCGAGATCACGGACTGCAACCTCGGCACGGTGAAGTCGCGGTTGAACCGGGCGCGGAACGCATTTGCCTCGATCATCGAGCCGAAGATCGACTGA
- a CDS encoding NUDIX hydrolase, translating to MTDEIEPGKISSVRLHTGKIITLDRDTVRFPNGTIGELDMVRHPGASAVVPFLSDAAGDDPQILLIKQYRYAADGYVYEIPAGRLDPGEDPKACAVRELKEETGCTAQTVEFLTTIFTTPGFTDEKIHLFLASGLQHGETSHEADEFMTMETMTLSRALQLIKEGQIKDAKTALGILFAAGFRAGR from the coding sequence ATGACCGACGAAATCGAGCCCGGCAAGATCAGCAGCGTGCGGCTACACACGGGAAAGATCATCACGCTCGACCGCGACACCGTTCGATTCCCGAACGGCACGATCGGCGAGCTGGACATGGTGAGGCATCCAGGCGCGAGCGCGGTCGTCCCGTTTCTGAGCGACGCTGCCGGGGATGATCCGCAAATCCTGTTGATCAAGCAGTACCGCTACGCCGCGGATGGGTACGTCTACGAGATTCCCGCCGGACGGTTGGATCCGGGAGAAGATCCGAAGGCGTGCGCCGTTCGCGAGCTCAAGGAAGAAACGGGCTGTACGGCGCAGACGGTCGAGTTCCTCACGACCATCTTTACGACGCCGGGCTTTACCGATGAGAAGATCCACCTCTTCCTCGCCAGCGGGCTCCAGCATGGCGAGACCAGTCATGAAGCCGACGAGTTCATGACGATGGAGACGATGACCCTTTCGCGCGCGCTCCAGTTGATCAAGGAAGGCCAGATCAAGGACGCGAAGACGGCATTGGGCATCCTGTTCGCCGCCGGGTTCCGCGCCGGCCGGTAG
- a CDS encoding pitrilysin family protein, with amino-acid sequence MTAPATSKSPRPVPGPPGEYHFPRFHRRKLANGLDLVVAPVTKLPLATVVVLVDAGSVCDPAGREGTAQLTAKLLLEGTERSEGAELIERFESLGASVDASADWDAAAVTMTALAEHLPAAFDLLGEVVRTPAFRVREVERLKAERLAELLQLRAEPRGLADELFSRFLYVPTSRYARPDGGDEKSVDAVEREHIVAFYESRFVPAATTVIVTGDITVDRAEELTRRALGDWSGGERVRIVADDLPGHRERAVHLIAKSDAPQSELRIGHVGIPRNHPDFFPTNVMNAVLGGLFNSRINLNLREAHGYTYGAFSGFDWRRQAGPFVVHTAVKSDITHEAAKEILLEINRIRAAPVSDDELSLATSYLEGVFPIRFETTAAIAAALSVLVIHGLPEDYYDRYRERVRSMTTDQILRAAQTYLHPDALQMVVVGDPSSVRLSLEKMQFGPLTVYDASGQPVA; translated from the coding sequence ATGACCGCGCCGGCAACGAGTAAGTCGCCGCGACCGGTTCCGGGACCGCCCGGCGAATATCACTTCCCTCGCTTTCATCGGCGGAAACTCGCGAACGGACTCGATCTCGTCGTCGCGCCCGTAACGAAGCTGCCGCTCGCGACGGTCGTGGTGCTCGTCGACGCCGGCTCCGTCTGCGATCCCGCTGGACGCGAAGGCACGGCGCAACTCACCGCCAAACTCCTGCTCGAGGGAACCGAGCGCAGCGAAGGCGCGGAGCTCATCGAGCGCTTCGAGTCGCTCGGCGCGTCGGTCGATGCGTCGGCTGATTGGGACGCCGCCGCCGTCACCATGACGGCGCTTGCCGAGCACCTGCCCGCCGCGTTCGACTTACTCGGCGAGGTCGTGCGAACGCCCGCGTTTCGTGTGCGCGAAGTCGAGCGACTCAAGGCCGAGCGGTTGGCGGAGCTGCTGCAGTTGCGCGCGGAGCCGCGCGGACTCGCCGACGAATTATTCTCACGCTTTCTGTACGTGCCGACTTCTCGCTACGCACGACCCGATGGCGGCGACGAAAAAAGCGTGGATGCCGTCGAGCGCGAGCACATCGTCGCGTTTTACGAGTCGCGATTCGTTCCGGCGGCAACGACGGTCATCGTCACGGGCGACATCACGGTGGACCGCGCCGAAGAGCTCACGCGACGCGCGCTCGGCGACTGGAGCGGTGGCGAGCGCGTGCGAATCGTGGCGGACGATCTTCCGGGGCATCGCGAGCGCGCGGTGCATCTCATCGCCAAAAGCGATGCGCCGCAATCCGAGCTGCGAATCGGTCACGTCGGTATTCCTCGCAATCACCCGGACTTCTTTCCGACGAACGTGATGAACGCCGTGCTTGGCGGCTTGTTCAACTCGCGCATCAACCTGAATCTGCGCGAAGCGCACGGATACACATACGGCGCGTTCTCGGGGTTCGACTGGCGTCGCCAAGCAGGTCCGTTTGTGGTGCACACCGCTGTGAAGTCCGACATCACACACGAAGCGGCGAAGGAGATTCTGCTCGAGATCAACCGCATTCGCGCGGCGCCGGTGAGCGACGACGAACTGTCATTGGCAACCAGCTATCTCGAAGGCGTTTTTCCCATTCGCTTCGAAACGACCGCCGCGATCGCGGCCGCGCTGTCGGTGCTCGTCATTCACGGATTGCCGGAAGACTACTACGACCGCTATCGCGAACGCGTGCGATCGATGACAACCGACCAGATCCTCCGCGCGGCACAGACGTATCTGCATCCCGACGCACTGCAAATGGTCGTGGTCGGCGATCCATCGAGCGTGCGTCTATCGCTCGAAAAAATGCAGTTCGGACCGCTGACGGTGTACGACGCATCGGGACAGCCCGTCGCATGA
- a CDS encoding pitrilysin family protein — MRIPIETFRLSNGLFVTLSEDHTAPLVAVNLWYHVGSANEPEGRTGFAHLFEHMLFQGSADVEANEHFELVQRAGGTLNGSTWLERTNYYETLPSNQLELALWLEANRMGKLLPAMTQQKLDTQRDVVMNERRWTMDNQPYGSWMEKLPALAFPSEHPFHHSLMGSMEDLTAASLTDVAQFFATYYTPDNAVLSIAGDFDPREARRLIEKHFGDIPAGTNRPPLPDMSLPPVFGQWKREVVPDDVMLPRLFMAFRSPVFGSDDYYAASVAGAVLGLRNGSRLRRRLVRERQVAADASAFTYDLSKGADLFVVDVTARPNISAEQLEQEVAYEIDTLVRDGVTDDEVQRAIAVIQTMFVAGIQEASERADRLSMFATYFGDPERINTEVGLYRAVTTDGVNEFVRARLDENNRASLLYVPREERPGELVGSGAASEAK; from the coding sequence ATGCGCATTCCGATCGAAACATTCCGATTGTCGAACGGGCTCTTCGTCACGCTGTCGGAGGACCACACCGCCCCGCTCGTGGCGGTAAATCTGTGGTACCATGTCGGCTCGGCGAACGAGCCCGAAGGCCGCACCGGCTTTGCGCATCTCTTCGAGCACATGCTGTTTCAAGGATCGGCGGACGTCGAGGCGAACGAACACTTCGAGCTCGTACAGCGCGCCGGCGGCACGCTGAACGGATCGACGTGGCTCGAGCGCACGAACTACTATGAGACGCTGCCGTCGAATCAACTGGAGCTGGCGCTGTGGCTCGAGGCGAATCGCATGGGCAAGCTCCTGCCGGCGATGACGCAGCAAAAGCTCGATACCCAGCGCGACGTCGTGATGAACGAACGGCGTTGGACGATGGACAATCAGCCGTACGGCAGTTGGATGGAAAAATTGCCGGCGCTCGCATTTCCTTCCGAGCATCCGTTCCATCACTCGCTGATGGGATCGATGGAGGATCTCACCGCGGCGAGCCTTACCGACGTCGCGCAGTTCTTCGCGACGTACTACACGCCCGACAATGCAGTGCTGTCGATCGCCGGCGATTTCGATCCCCGCGAAGCGCGGCGACTGATCGAAAAGCACTTCGGCGACATCCCCGCCGGCACGAATCGGCCGCCGCTGCCGGACATGTCGCTGCCGCCCGTGTTCGGACAGTGGAAGCGCGAAGTCGTCCCCGACGATGTGATGCTGCCGCGTCTGTTCATGGCCTTCCGCTCGCCGGTGTTCGGCAGCGACGACTACTATGCAGCCAGCGTTGCCGGTGCCGTGCTCGGTCTTCGCAACGGCAGTCGTCTACGCCGCCGGCTGGTGCGCGAACGACAAGTCGCCGCCGACGCGTCTGCGTTCACGTATGATCTGTCGAAGGGCGCCGATCTCTTCGTCGTCGACGTCACCGCGCGCCCCAACATCAGCGCGGAGCAGCTCGAGCAGGAAGTTGCGTACGAGATCGACACACTCGTGCGAGACGGCGTGACGGACGACGAAGTCCAGCGGGCGATCGCGGTCATTCAAACGATGTTCGTTGCCGGTATTCAAGAGGCCTCGGAGCGCGCCGACCGGTTGTCGATGTTCGCGACCTATTTCGGCGATCCGGAGCGCATCAACACCGAGGTGGGATTGTATCGCGCGGTCACGACCGACGGTGTCAACGAATTCGTGCGTGCGCGGCTCGACGAGAACAACCGCGCGAGCCTGCTCTATGTCCCGCGCGAAGAACGACCGGGTGAGCTCGTCGGCAGCGGCGCCGCAAGCGAGGCCAAATGA
- a CDS encoding alpha/beta hydrolase, which yields MTSVLVLVACGLMLLYVGLLAMLWRIQERIVFQPPAHPPETHVDATRVDYRASDGVSLFAYVVGDCRSARTVLLAFHGNADLARWFVPWATEVARRTGACVILPEYRGYDGLRPFPSYATSAVDARAAFDYARETLGVPPSRMVFFGHSLGSAIAAELAAVEMPHSLVLQSPFSTARDMAARMFLPGLTLFWGAVSRVHFDTIARVRGLCAPVYVAHGDADLIIPVRMGREVFAAAACPGELLIVHGAGHNDVAGVGGGAYWEWLARAIRGEVAGATGPGATGPGATGPGATAPDAAAETRSAP from the coding sequence GTGACCTCCGTTCTCGTTCTCGTCGCCTGCGGCTTGATGCTGCTGTACGTTGGACTGCTCGCGATGCTCTGGCGAATCCAGGAGCGCATCGTGTTTCAGCCGCCGGCGCACCCGCCTGAAACACATGTCGACGCGACGCGCGTGGACTACCGCGCGTCGGACGGCGTTTCCTTATTCGCCTACGTCGTCGGTGATTGTCGTTCCGCGCGCACCGTACTACTCGCGTTTCACGGCAATGCCGATCTCGCGCGCTGGTTCGTGCCGTGGGCGACCGAGGTCGCCCGCCGCACCGGCGCGTGCGTCATTCTTCCCGAGTACCGTGGATACGACGGCCTCCGGCCATTTCCCTCGTACGCCACGTCCGCCGTCGATGCACGCGCCGCATTCGACTACGCCCGCGAGACGCTCGGCGTTCCCCCGTCCCGCATGGTTTTCTTCGGCCACTCGCTCGGCAGCGCGATCGCGGCAGAGCTTGCCGCGGTCGAGATGCCGCATTCCCTCGTGTTGCAGAGCCCATTCTCGACGGCGCGCGACATGGCGGCACGCATGTTTCTTCCTGGATTGACGCTGTTTTGGGGTGCCGTATCTCGCGTACACTTCGATACAATTGCGCGCGTCCGCGGTCTTTGCGCGCCGGTGTACGTCGCGCACGGCGACGCCGACCTCATCATCCCCGTGCGCATGGGCCGCGAAGTGTTTGCCGCGGCCGCGTGCCCGGGCGAGTTGTTGATCGTGCACGGCGCTGGACACAACGATGTCGCCGGTGTTGGTGGAGGGGCCTACTGGGAATGGCTGGCTCGTGCGATACGCGGCGAGGTCGCCGGCGCTACGGGTCCCGGCGCTACGGGTCCCGGCGCTACGGGTCCCGGCGCTACGGCTCCCGACGCTGCAGCAGAAACGCGATCGGCACCTTGA
- a CDS encoding YdcF family protein, whose translation MRPRRRANWWQLGWLLGALMVGAWVVSLAGVIVWERRDAAQPSSAIVVLGAAQYVGRPSPVLRARLDHAIDLWRRGLAPKIIFTGGFGDRDTTSEAAVGQRYAIEHGVPARAIMIENSGRTTSASLEHVASLMDAEPTRDVILVSDPFHMLRLSILARRLGLIPHTSPTRTSPISMNRREAWKYTLAESIKVPIAFLLQRREP comes from the coding sequence ATGCGTCCACGACGACGAGCGAACTGGTGGCAGCTTGGCTGGTTGCTGGGCGCGCTCATGGTGGGCGCGTGGGTCGTATCGCTGGCCGGCGTCATCGTCTGGGAGCGCCGCGACGCCGCGCAGCCTTCGTCGGCGATCGTCGTCCTCGGCGCGGCGCAGTATGTTGGCCGGCCGTCGCCGGTGTTGCGTGCGCGGCTGGATCACGCGATCGATTTGTGGCGTCGCGGCCTGGCACCGAAGATCATCTTCACCGGCGGCTTCGGCGATCGCGATACGACGAGTGAGGCGGCGGTCGGCCAGCGCTACGCGATAGAGCATGGTGTGCCGGCGCGCGCGATCATGATCGAGAATTCCGGCCGAACGACGTCGGCATCGCTCGAACATGTCGCGTCACTCATGGACGCCGAGCCCACGCGCGACGTCATCCTCGTGAGTGATCCGTTCCACATGCTGCGCCTATCGATTCTCGCGCGCCGGTTGGGACTCATTCCGCACACATCGCCGACGCGAACCAGCCCCATCTCGATGAATCGCCGCGAAGCGTGGAAGTACACGCTGGCCGAATCGATCAAGGTGCCGATCGCGTTTCTGCTGCAGCGTCGGGAGCCGTAG
- the upp gene encoding uracil phosphoribosyltransferase, whose product MDTTPAFPTLRIVSHPLVQHKLSILRDRETPTKIFKELVDEIAMLMAYEATSDLAVEDAVVETPLERTVGHRVSGKKLTLVPILRAGLGMVEGVYRIMPGARVGHIGLYRDHDTLEPVDYYFKVPSDASERDFFVLDPMLATGGSAAAAVSSLKRAGATRIRFMCLVAAPEGVKRLAGVHPDVMIYCAALDRELNEHGYILPGLGDAGDRLFGTR is encoded by the coding sequence ATGGACACCACCCCCGCATTTCCGACCCTGCGCATCGTCTCGCACCCGCTCGTGCAGCACAAGCTGAGCATTCTGCGCGATCGCGAGACGCCGACCAAGATCTTCAAGGAGCTCGTCGACGAGATCGCGATGCTCATGGCGTACGAGGCGACGAGCGATCTCGCGGTCGAAGACGCGGTGGTCGAGACGCCGCTCGAGCGAACGGTTGGACATCGCGTCAGCGGCAAGAAGCTCACGCTCGTTCCCATTCTTCGCGCCGGTCTCGGGATGGTCGAAGGCGTGTATCGCATCATGCCTGGTGCGCGCGTGGGGCACATTGGTCTCTATCGAGATCATGACACGCTCGAGCCGGTGGACTACTACTTCAAGGTGCCGAGCGATGCATCCGAGCGCGATTTCTTTGTGCTCGACCCGATGCTGGCGACTGGCGGCAGCGCCGCCGCCGCGGTGAGCTCACTCAAGCGCGCGGGCGCGACGCGCATTCGCTTCATGTGTCTGGTCGCGGCACCCGAAGGAGTGAAGCGGCTGGCCGGTGTGCATCCCGACGTGATGATCTACTGCGCGGCGTTGGACCGCGAGTTGAACGAGCATGGGTACATACTGCCGGGACTCGGCGACGCGGGAGACCGGTTGTTCGGAACGCGGTGA
- a CDS encoding DUF2225 domain-containing protein: MTTLQQVELQCPICETRFRSQTVVSTNSFGGKRTDFHERAAGTQPLPYLIHTCNRCGYSGSDRDFTDETEVSTGLKERVWNELAPCVTCGTLTGSEKYEAAAKVAEWQGMEARHVADLLLRAAWCCVDEGDIEAERFFRRKAGWKFEEALGSFDGVARDERAVLTYLVGELWRRVGDTKLASAWFNRVVSEIVDPQTQQWVIDAARQQRDCPREWFG, encoded by the coding sequence ATGACGACGCTACAGCAAGTTGAACTCCAGTGCCCCATTTGCGAGACGCGATTCCGCTCGCAGACGGTGGTGTCGACGAATTCGTTCGGTGGTAAGCGCACCGACTTTCATGAGCGCGCGGCCGGCACGCAGCCGCTGCCCTATCTCATTCACACGTGCAATCGCTGCGGCTATTCGGGCTCCGATCGCGACTTCACGGATGAGACTGAAGTCTCCACGGGGCTGAAGGAGCGCGTGTGGAATGAGCTCGCGCCGTGTGTGACGTGCGGCACACTCACGGGCTCCGAGAAGTACGAAGCCGCCGCGAAGGTCGCGGAGTGGCAGGGGATGGAAGCGCGACATGTCGCGGATCTGCTGCTGCGCGCCGCGTGGTGCTGTGTGGATGAAGGGGACATCGAAGCGGAGCGGTTCTTCCGGCGGAAGGCCGGCTGGAAATTCGAAGAGGCGCTCGGAAGCTTCGACGGGGTGGCGCGCGACGAGCGAGCGGTGCTGACGTATCTCGTCGGCGAACTGTGGAGGCGAGTGGGGGACACGAAGCTCGCAAGCGCCTGGTTCAATCGGGTGGTCTCCGAAATCGTGGATCCGCAGACGCAGCAGTGGGTCATCGACGCGGCGCGACAGCAGCGGGATTGTCCGCGGGAGTGGTTCGGGTAG
- a CDS encoding DUF2268 domain-containing putative Zn-dependent protease (predicted Zn-dependent protease with a strongly conserved HExxH motif): MLINLLPDFFTVLDSTDRLAAYQRYFASHRKLLESYWHNYVIDPDSPHFTDIARSTVNANRADLRTMLERTDIVSLARNTEQQCRELLAMDCDVDVVIMVGVGAANAGELVVDGRGIAFVCLEHFTGQTNPQTEGLGLDPELVPLWLAHEIAHVVRYTSPTSRSEMKEIIEQAAGYYSYWDTGRRATLRELLVNEGLAVNVARTISPGHAAWEYFGYERRQYADVRQLESVMSKAISPDLDQSGLGLRLRYLSGGMSDEARTVDHYVLPERAGYYLGARMCEPAIAANGLAWALRANAREITALGHMAAMTA; the protein is encoded by the coding sequence ATGCTGATCAACCTGCTGCCAGACTTCTTCACCGTTCTCGATAGCACCGACCGACTCGCCGCCTACCAGCGCTACTTCGCCAGCCACCGCAAGCTCCTCGAGTCGTACTGGCACAACTACGTCATCGATCCCGACAGTCCGCATTTCACGGACATCGCGCGCTCGACTGTCAACGCGAATCGCGCGGATCTGCGTACCATGCTCGAGCGCACGGACATCGTATCGCTCGCGCGCAACACCGAGCAGCAGTGCCGGGAATTGCTTGCGATGGATTGTGACGTCGACGTCGTGATCATGGTCGGCGTCGGCGCCGCGAACGCGGGTGAGCTCGTCGTCGACGGCCGCGGCATCGCGTTCGTCTGCCTCGAGCACTTCACCGGACAAACCAATCCACAGACCGAAGGCTTGGGCCTCGATCCGGAGCTCGTTCCTCTGTGGCTCGCGCACGAGATTGCGCACGTCGTGCGCTACACGTCGCCGACGAGCCGCAGCGAGATGAAGGAGATCATCGAGCAGGCTGCCGGTTACTACTCGTACTGGGACACCGGCCGGCGGGCCACGCTACGCGAGCTGCTGGTCAACGAAGGGCTCGCGGTGAACGTCGCGCGCACGATCAGCCCCGGACACGCGGCGTGGGAATACTTCGGGTACGAGCGTCGGCAGTACGCCGACGTCAGGCAGCTCGAGTCGGTGATGTCGAAAGCGATCTCGCCGGATCTCGATCAGTCAGGCTTGGGCCTGCGCCTTCGCTATCTGTCGGGCGGCATGAGCGACGAGGCGCGCACCGTCGATCATTACGTCTTGCCCGAACGCGCCGGGTATTACCTGGGCGCGCGCATGTGTGAGCCGGCGATCGCGGCGAACGGACTGGCCTGGGCTCTCCGCGCCAACGCGCGCGAAATCACCGCACTCGGCCACATGGCGGCAATGACCGCCTAG